The genomic window GCCTTCCGGAGAACGGCCCTGACGGTGATCGAGTCGTCTACGATCAGGATCTTCAAGGACATGATGCTATGCCTCCTGCGGAACCATGAACTGTTCCATCATTTCTTTCATTTCCATCATGACACGGGCCACGATGACCTCCCCCTTGGCGAGATCGACCCCCAACCTGCGGGCCGCGTTCTCGTCCAGCCGGTACTTCATGCCGTCGTGGCCGATTCCCCAGCCGACGTTGAGACAGAGCGCGTCGGCGATGTGCACGACATCGGGCAGTTCCTGGCGCCGTTCGCTCTTGCCTGGACGATGATGCCAGTGCACGGCGTCGGAGACGTCCCCCGGGATCTGCCATCGCTGCAGCAGGGCGCCGGCGATGGCCGCGTGATCGATGCCCAGGATGTCGTGCTCGGCCTCGTCGAAGGCCATGCCCTTCTCCTCCATCACCCGCTCTATGTCGGCGATGTCCACGTCGACGTAACTGCTCAGGACGACCTTGCCCATGTCGTGCAGCAGCCCTGACGTGTAGGCATCGGCCGGGTCCACGCCCCTCGTCATCTCGGCCAGCATCTCGGAGGTCATGGCCGTGGCCAGGGAATGTTCCCACAGC from bacterium includes these protein-coding regions:
- a CDS encoding HDOD domain-containing protein, with translation MSKKSEILKKIAAVPPLPEVVLKLREYCNDANVGYDKIARVVERDPALTASLLRLANSAYFGGAGTIASVQLAMTRLGLKRVYQMALTVSVAPLASFELSGYGLSPLQLWEHSLATAMTSEMLAEMTRGVDPADAYTSGLLHDMGKVVLSSYVDVDIADIERVMEEKGMAFDEAEHDILGIDHAAIAGALLQRWQIPGDVSDAVHWHHRPGKSERRQELPDVVHIADALCLNVGWGIGHDGMKYRLDENAARRLGVDLAKGEVIVARVMMEMKEMMEQFMVPQEA